The window GCCACGGCACGCCTGGTGGACTTGGCCTTATCACTAATATCCACCATCCTGGCCCGGCCTTCGTGTATGTGTGTAAAAGTCCCGTCCATGTTCAATCAATCCTTTCAATCGATCCTGATGTGCTTTCGCTGCTGGTAATCCTCCAGAGCATTTGCCAGGTCAGCAGAAAGTGCCTCAGCCTCTTCTAGTTTCAGTTTCAATACAATTTCATCCTCGCCATGTCGCACCACCAGCCTCACCCGGTTGCGTTCCAGTTCTACTAACAACTCCCTCATTATCTAACCTCCTGTTCAAATCTTCATAGCAGCCGGGATCTTGTCTATCACATCGGTTGCCGTAAGCCCGAGCCCCAGTTTATCATATACTATATCACCTGATCGCCCGCAGATGTATGCTGCCGCTGCCGCAGCTTCGATCCCTGTGTATCCGGCGAACAGTGCCCCAGTGATACCGGCCAGCACATCCCCGGTACCGCCAACTGTCATGCCCGGATTGCCTGTAAGGTTGACCCTGTTGGCCTGGCCGTCTGAGATAATATCTTCAGGGCTTTTCATTAGGGTAACGACATCGTTCTCCCGAGAGAACCGATTAACAAGACCGATTCGCGCCTCACGGTCAACAGGAATATCTTCACCACTTAAATTCTTGAATTCACCTGCGTGAGGTGTTATTATCATATTACAGCCATACTGTTCCAGTGGCTTTTCAAGGGCAGCTAGTGCGTCGGCATCAACCACGACCTTATCACACAGCGGCAGGATATCACACACAACCGCAGCCGTCTTATCATCCCTGCCCAGCCCCATGCCTATAACAACCACATCGTGAGCCTTTATCAGTTCTTCCAGTACAGGAATATCCTTTTGGTGCAGTCGTTTTTCAGAGAGTTTCCTGACTATCAGGTTAGGTGAAAAAGATGCAATGATCTTTGAAACGCTTTTTGGGGCTGCCACAGTTACAATATCAGCTCCTGTTCTAAGTGCAGCCATTGCCGCCAGGGCGGGTGCACCGCTGTATGCCCCACCGCCGATCACAAGCACACGACCGCCATCACCTTTATGACTATCATGACCACGCCCGCTCACCAGTTTCACATCACCTACACCCACTACAGTTTCTGCTTCCGGTGGGATGCCGATATCTGCCACTGCGATCTCGCCCACGAACTCCTGGTTGTCCACATTTATCAAACCCGGTTTTGGCAAATAGAAAGTAGCGGTCACATCTGCGTATACCGCCTTTTCGAACTGGCCGCCATCCGGGTCCATACCTGAGGGGATATCCACAGATACTACTTTTGCTTTTGAATCATTTATCAGGTCAATGGCAGTGTTTTCAGGCTCCCTGACGTGACCTTTGATACCAGTGCCGAACACGGCATCCACGATCACGTCACATTCTGAGAAATATTCAGGTTTAAGTCCGGATACATCTGTTACTTCAATTACAGGTATACCTGTCCTTTTAAGGATGGAAAAGTTCCGGGCAGCTTCCGGGGTCTTGATCCCATCTGACTTTCCCAGGAGCAATACCGTAACCTCATAGCCTATCAGGTGCCTGGCAGCCACAAACCCGTCCCCGCCATTGTTACCGCGCCCGGCCACTACCAGTACACGCTCCCTGGTAGGAAGGTTCATAACTTCGGCCGAAACTGCAGAACCTGCATTCTCCATCAACTGAAGAGGGATCAGGCCCAGTTGCTCAAAGTTAGTATCCAGTGCATCCATTTGTCTGGAAGTAATGGTCCTCATGTTTTGAAAATCCTCCATTGATCATAAAATACTATTATGTGACATATATGACATTGTATAAAGCACTTTTTTGGTCATCCGGATTTTTTGCTACAAAACAGACCAAACTTATATATTGAATTAGTATATTTCAATCAATAATTTTATTTTAAGTTAGAATATGGGACGTTAATATGCATCTGATGGTCACAGAAAAACACAATACGGCAAAGAGAATAGCCTCAATCCTGGCCCCAAAAAAACCCAAACAGGTAAGGGTAAGCGGAGTTGACACATACCAGTGGGACGGCACTGTGGTAATGGGGCTTAGCGGTCATATTGTTTCAGTGGATTTTCCAAAAGAATACAATAACTGGCAAAAAGTTGACAGCAGGGAACTGGTAAATGCCGAGATAATCACAACGGCTACCCAGAAGAAGATCGTATCGGCCCTGCGTAAGCTGGGTAAGGAAGCAGACCATGTTTCCATTGCCACTGACTACGACAGGGAAGGGGAACTGATAGGCGTTGAGGCACTGCGCATAATTGAGAAGGTCAATAAAGGTGTTACTGTTGACCGTATTCAGTACAGTACAATCACAAAAACAGAGATCGAAACGGCTTTTTCAAACCCTGTTGCAGTAGATTTCAACCTGGCGGCTGCTGGTGAGAGTAGACAGGTCATTGACCTCATCTGGGGTGCGGCACTGACCAGGTATGTTTCCACAACAGCAGGCAGGCTGGGCAACCTGTTCCTGAGCGTGGGACGTGTCCAGACCCCGACCCTGGCACTGCTGGTTGACAGGGAAAAGGAACGGATGGCCCATGTGCCAAAACCGTACTGTGAGATATTTGCCACCCTGGTGGACAATATAGAGTTCAAGGCAAAGCACAAGGCCGGACGGATATGGGATAAAGATGAGGGGCGAAAGATTTTCGATAAACTGGGTGATACAGCTATTGTCATAAAACTGAAAAAGGATGAGAAAATAGACAGTCCCCCCACACCCTTTAATACAACAGAATTTATCAGGGCGGCCAGCAGTATCGGTTTTACCGCTTCTAATGCCATGAGGATAGCAGAGAACCTGTATATGGAGGGTTTCATATCCTACCCCAGGACAGATAATACAGTATATCCTGCGAGTATTGACCTGCGGGAGCTGATACAGGTTATTAGCAAGGGCCCGTTCAAGCGATATGCTGAACACCTGCTGAAATTACCAGGATTAGAACCCACAAGGGGGAAGAAAGAGACCACAGACCATCCACCCATTATCCCAGCCTCATATGTGGAACCATCCAAGCTAAAGGATGATGAATGGAGGATATATGAACTGGTGGTACGCCGTTTTTTTGCCACATTTGCCGGGCCTGCAAAATGGGCTGTTATCCAGGCAGGGTTCGACATCTCTGGTGAGGTGTTCAAAGCCAGGGGTGCCAGCCTGCTGGAAGAGGGATGGCGCTGGTATTACCCGTACAATAAACCAGGGGATATGATACTGCCTGACCTGCAGGTGGAGCAG is drawn from ANME-2 cluster archaeon and contains these coding sequences:
- a CDS encoding NAD(P)H-hydrate dehydratase, coding for MRTITSRQMDALDTNFEQLGLIPLQLMENAGSAVSAEVMNLPTRERVLVVAGRGNNGGDGFVAARHLIGYEVTVLLLGKSDGIKTPEAARNFSILKRTGIPVIEVTDVSGLKPEYFSECDVIVDAVFGTGIKGHVREPENTAIDLINDSKAKVVSVDIPSGMDPDGGQFEKAVYADVTATFYLPKPGLINVDNQEFVGEIAVADIGIPPEAETVVGVGDVKLVSGRGHDSHKGDGGRVLVIGGGAYSGAPALAAMAALRTGADIVTVAAPKSVSKIIASFSPNLIVRKLSEKRLHQKDIPVLEELIKAHDVVVIGMGLGRDDKTAAVVCDILPLCDKVVVDADALAALEKPLEQYGCNMIITPHAGEFKNLSGEDIPVDREARIGLVNRFSRENDVVTLMKSPEDIISDGQANRVNLTGNPGMTVGGTGDVLAGITGALFAGYTGIEAAAAAAYICGRSGDIVYDKLGLGLTATDVIDKIPAAMKI
- a CDS encoding DNA topoisomerase I, whose product is MHLMVTEKHNTAKRIASILAPKKPKQVRVSGVDTYQWDGTVVMGLSGHIVSVDFPKEYNNWQKVDSRELVNAEIITTATQKKIVSALRKLGKEADHVSIATDYDREGELIGVEALRIIEKVNKGVTVDRIQYSTITKTEIETAFSNPVAVDFNLAAAGESRQVIDLIWGAALTRYVSTTAGRLGNLFLSVGRVQTPTLALLVDREKERMAHVPKPYCEIFATLVDNIEFKAKHKAGRIWDKDEGRKIFDKLGDTAIVIKLKKDEKIDSPPTPFNTTEFIRAASSIGFTASNAMRIAENLYMEGFISYPRTDNTVYPASIDLRELIQVISKGPFKRYAEHLLKLPGLEPTRGKKETTDHPPIIPASYVEPSKLKDDEWRIYELVVRRFFATFAGPAKWAVIQAGFDISGEVFKARGASLLEEGWRWYYPYNKPGDMILPDLQVEQVLVVKEKEFVEKETKPPSRYGQGRLIKVMEDLGLGTKSTRHEIISKLYARAYVHGNPLQPTKIAIGVIESLEKYADTITKPDMTATLENDMDLIAEGSRKEKDVEDESRKMLDAVFDELLKNQEKITESLRSSMREDKIIGTCEKCASKLIIRRSKRGGRFIGCTGYPDCDFSLPLPKSGQIVVTDKLCEQHKMNHIKIITKGKRPWDLGCPYCNYLEWQKSLKDDEKKSK